In Bacillus sp. KH172YL63, one genomic interval encodes:
- a CDS encoding GerAB/ArcD/ProY family transporter, protein MNKAFISPFELGSMMLLFLTGSTIVVGLNFSAMEGSILAIPFEVGFGIGLFYFYLLIMKKSGWKDFLPLLEMGFGSFLCKILAVLYSMYFLYIAARVLNDFSFFTTQILYPDSLKWVAAVPFLLVAGYCAMLGIEAIARSAIIMTFFSFIILIALWLLGFLSDEFQATYLMPLFAQGFKPIQKMIFPTGLTFPFGELVVYLVLLPLVHGREKLKKTAWIPITIAGVILMITMELVIGILHAPFANTYYFPFVKAMEMVTYLDLVEHLEIFTYLLLIGGGFMKISVFLYAARSVLTQLFQVKQKNWHVILLLVAVYLLSLHRSSDITDPLYVGLKLVPYYLHIPIQFIIPLVLGVVVFWRGRKVG, encoded by the coding sequence ATGAACAAAGCATTCATCTCACCATTTGAACTGGGCTCGATGATGCTTCTCTTTCTGACAGGAAGCACAATCGTCGTCGGCTTGAATTTCTCTGCCATGGAAGGGAGCATCCTCGCCATCCCGTTTGAGGTCGGATTCGGGATTGGCCTGTTCTACTTCTACCTCCTGATCATGAAAAAAAGCGGCTGGAAGGACTTCCTTCCTTTATTAGAAATGGGCTTCGGCTCGTTTTTATGTAAAATTCTTGCCGTTCTGTACAGCATGTATTTTCTCTACATCGCTGCCCGGGTGCTGAACGACTTCTCTTTTTTCACCACCCAGATCCTCTATCCCGATTCGTTGAAATGGGTCGCAGCCGTCCCGTTCCTCCTTGTCGCCGGCTACTGTGCGATGCTCGGGATCGAAGCGATTGCAAGAAGCGCCATCATCATGACCTTCTTTTCTTTTATCATCCTGATCGCCCTCTGGCTGCTCGGATTCCTGTCCGATGAATTTCAGGCAACCTATCTCATGCCCTTATTTGCACAAGGCTTCAAACCGATCCAGAAAATGATCTTTCCGACCGGGCTGACGTTCCCTTTCGGCGAGCTCGTCGTCTATCTCGTGCTTCTCCCCCTCGTCCACGGGAGAGAAAAACTGAAGAAAACCGCCTGGATCCCGATCACAATCGCAGGCGTCATTCTGATGATCACCATGGAGCTGGTCATCGGCATCCTTCATGCCCCTTTTGCCAACACCTACTATTTCCCGTTTGTGAAAGCGATGGAAATGGTCACTTATCTCGATCTCGTCGAACATCTTGAAATCTTCACCTACCTCCTCCTCATCGGCGGGGGCTTCATGAAGATATCCGTATTCCTGTACGCGGCGAGGTCGGTTCTCACCCAATTATTCCAGGTGAAACAAAAGAATTGGCACGTCATCCTGCTCCTCGTCGCCGTCTACCTCCTCTCCCTTCACCGGAGCAGTGACATCACCGATCCTCTGTATGTAGGGCTGAAGCTCGTCCCCTACTATCTTCATATTCCGATACAGTTCATCATTCCGCTTGTTCTTGGGGTGGTGGTGTTTTGGAGGGGGAGGAAGGTGGGGTGA